Part of the Halodesulfurarchaeum formicicum genome is shown below.
GGTCCCGATGGTCTCCGAGATGCTCCCGCCCTGGAGGAGGGCCCCCGCGCCTGCCAGCAGGCCGATGAGAAACGCCGCTTGCATCGTCGAGATGGCTCTGGCCCCGATCGCCGGCGCGAAGGGCGGGGAGTTGCTGTTCGCGCCGAGGGTCCAGGCGGTGAAGATAGCGATGACAGTCGCGAGAAGGACGAGGCCCCAGGCAGTCACCGTCCGCCTCCCGTGAGTGCCGCGGCCACTCGACTGAACAGTCCGCCAGCGACACTCGCGGACCGGGCGATGATGACTGTCTGTTCGGTCCCGTCGACGATCCGCCGTGGAACCGAGCCGACCAGTCGACCCCGAAGGGGCCCTTTTCGGGTCGCCCCGAGGACGAGCACGTCGTGGGCGCCGGCCGCATCGACGATCGCGTCCTCGACTGTTCCTCGCTCGATCTGTGTCTCGACCGTGAGGTCCGGTTGCTGTTCCCGGATGGTGGCCGCTTCCTGGTCGATTACGGCCCGAGCCTCCGTTTCGGGGGTCGTCTCGGTCGCGACCGTGAGAACGGTGATCGCGGCGTCGTTCGCCCGGGCGATCGCCACGGCCGCCGTTCGCGCGGTCGGGGTGTGGGGCCCGCCCGCGACCGGGAGCAACACCGACTCGACGGTCCCCGCTTCCCGCCCGATCCGCTCGACGTAGACGTCAGTCGGGGCGTGTTCGAGCACGTGGTCCACGGTTGTCCCCAGAAGGGCGTCGCTCCGTCGCGGGTCGCTGTCCCAGCCGATGACCAGCGCCGCCGGGTTCGTTCGTTTCACGGCCGAGACCAGTCCCTTCTCGACCGAGCGGGCGACGACCAGGTCCCGGACGACTTCGACCCCCTCGGGGTCCGGGGCACGGTCGAGCAACTCGTGGCTGTCGGCCGCGAACTCCTGGACGATCGTCTCGTCCGAGAACATGCCAAACGGGGATTCGTAGGGTTTGACCACGACGGTGACGAGTCTCACCGTGCCGCCATACCCCTGGGCGATGTCACGGGCCGTGCGGACGAGCTGTGCAACCTGCGCTGGATCTTCGACGGCCACCATCACGTCGCCATCGCTCCCTCGACCGACCATGT
Proteins encoded:
- a CDS encoding universal stress protein — its product is MVGRGSDGDVMVAVEDPAQVAQLVRTARDIAQGYGGTVRLVTVVVKPYESPFGMFSDETIVQEFAADSHELLDRAPDPEGVEVVRDLVVARSVEKGLVSAVKRTNPAALVIGWDSDPRRSDALLGTTVDHVLEHAPTDVYVERIGREAGTVESVLLPVAGGPHTPTARTAAVAIARANDAAITVLTVATETTPETEARAVIDQEAATIREQQPDLTVETQIERGTVEDAIVDAAGAHDVLVLGATRKGPLRGRLVGSVPRRIVDGTEQTVIIARSASVAGGLFSRVAAALTGGGR